In Deltaproteobacteria bacterium, a genomic segment contains:
- a CDS encoding HD domain-containing protein has product MTFEASAATYASKRFRPRFSVSDTLCHSPLDNVRKKLEEREDLWLSPHAARSRFALRRNPDPKALHGHRLQFAIDVDRVLHSLSYARYIDKTQVFYLIRNDHITHRVLHVQLLSKIARTVGRLLRLNEDLIEAIALGHDIGHPPFGHDGEEILDALCREHGMPSYQHSIQSVRFLEQIESGGKGLNLSLQVLDGIFCHDGERLLSSIKPVHRSRFEELDRDLARKQEDRNLEPLPGTLEGAVVRIADVISYVGRDLEDAMRLNLVRPEQIPPNVVKTLGRSNGTIVYRLVEDVAESSLDRDTLCLSEGMVHALGELLNFNREHIYSNPLIKTERPKIARLYAELFTGFLEDLRLERTDSEIFLDYLDQMQRDYVDTHSHEEVVRDFIAGMTDRYFLQCARRRLIPQHLPDRF; this is encoded by the coding sequence ATGACCTTCGAAGCATCCGCTGCAACGTACGCTTCCAAAAGATTCCGACCGAGGTTCAGCGTGTCCGATACGTTGTGTCATTCGCCTTTAGATAACGTTCGAAAAAAACTTGAAGAACGGGAAGACCTGTGGCTCAGTCCTCATGCCGCCCGCAGCCGATTCGCGCTGCGGAGAAATCCTGACCCGAAGGCGCTCCATGGTCATCGGCTTCAATTCGCCATCGACGTGGATCGAGTACTCCACTCGCTTTCCTATGCCCGATACATCGACAAGACCCAAGTGTTCTATCTGATTCGGAATGATCACATTACGCATCGCGTGCTCCACGTGCAACTGTTGTCCAAGATCGCGCGAACGGTAGGGAGGCTTCTCCGTCTCAACGAAGATCTGATAGAAGCCATCGCCCTGGGTCACGACATCGGGCATCCGCCATTCGGCCATGACGGCGAGGAAATCCTTGATGCATTGTGCCGGGAGCATGGAATGCCCTCTTATCAGCACAGCATTCAGAGTGTTCGGTTCCTGGAACAGATCGAATCGGGCGGGAAAGGACTGAATCTGTCGCTGCAGGTGCTGGACGGCATTTTCTGTCACGACGGCGAGAGGCTATTGTCGTCGATAAAACCCGTCCATAGATCCCGATTCGAAGAGCTGGATCGGGATCTAGCGCGCAAACAGGAAGACCGCAACCTGGAGCCTCTTCCCGGTACCTTGGAAGGAGCCGTGGTCCGCATTGCCGATGTAATCTCCTATGTCGGGCGGGATCTGGAAGACGCCATGCGACTGAACCTCGTCCGGCCCGAGCAAATCCCGCCGAATGTGGTGAAAACGCTGGGCCGCTCCAACGGCACCATTGTGTATCGACTCGTGGAAGACGTCGCCGAAAGCAGTCTCGATCGGGACACGCTCTGTTTGAGCGAAGGGATGGTCCACGCGCTTGGCGAACTCCTTAATTTCAATCGCGAACACATCTATTCGAATCCGCTCATCAAAACGGAGCGCCCCAAAATCGCCAGACTCTACGCTGAGCTGTTTACAGGCTTTCTGGAAGATCTCCGTCTGGAACGCACGGACAGCGAGATCTTTCTGGATTATCTTGACCAGATGCAGCGAGACTATGTAGATACGCACTCACATGAGGAGGTCGTGCGTGACTTCATCGCCGGAATGACCGATCGATACTTCTTGCAGTGTGCTCGACGCCGGCTGATTCCCCAGCATCTTCCGGATCGGTTCTAA